A window of the Xenopus laevis strain J_2021 chromosome 9_10L, Xenopus_laevis_v10.1, whole genome shotgun sequence genome harbors these coding sequences:
- the LOC121398190 gene encoding BPI fold-containing family B member 4-like, translated as MFKLCRVFFVCILLVQSQFVNCLGVPGKHGAVLRLSKKAFDNAVSDQMKGSNTQNSGQPAGGGGLLGGLLGGLLGGGGGLLGGILGDGKGGGLLGGLLGGLLGGGGGSGLLGGLLGSGGLLGGLLGGGGGGANVPSSTAIDSNVGLAGNGGGAGGGGLLGGLLGGLLGGGGHSANGGLLGNLLGGGGLLGILGDGGLLNTVQVITGLRIVDLTLPKVSLKLLPGIGVHLNVYTKVALEGNSLLGFLDISVEVNITARARLTQEASGVPRLVIDDCEMLLGGINVRLLRGLLSGILDGLVANLLRHILPGLLCPVLNVVLDLVNGLLLTVNSIVPLGIIGSIQYTVSSLPIVTGEFIQLDLNTLVHQLGGGLIDYPTGHSAPMALPPMTEATESQLGLSTHFLASVLTALQKEGLMDIEIGNGDVPGIPPLTTSILGGIIPKVAAMYNEERPLIIKITVPGAPVVSLQMNQGKVTLFVNAEIFAANSDSDWHSLCVLGAEVHLNAQFSVSGDNLKISLSVDSVHLSLVSSTVGRFEVSPLEGLVSNMVSFAFLPALNLVVGNGFPLPKLMNLDLNDAEIDILDNLLVLSK; from the exons ATGTTCAAGCTGTGCAGAGTTTTCTTTGTGTGCATACTGCTGGTACAGTCTCAATTTGTTAATTGCCTTGGGGTCCCTGGAAAGCATGGCGCAGTTCTTCGGCTATCCAAAAAAGCATTTGATAATG CTGTCTCTGACCAAATGAAAGGAAGCAATACACAGAACAGCGGACAACCAGCTGGAGGGGGTGGCCTCCTTGGGGGCTTGCTTGGGGGCTTGCTTGGTGGAGGCGGGGGACTTCTTGGTGGTATTTTAGGTGATGGCAAAGGAGGAGGTCTTTTAGGAGGTTTGCTTGGTGGGCTCCTTGGTGGTGGAGGAGGTTCTGGACTTCTTGGTGGACTTCTTGGAAGTGGAGGACTTCTTGGAGGCCTACTTGGAGGTGGAGGTGGTGGGGCAAATGTTCCTAGTAGCACAGCTATTGATTCAAATGTGGGTCTTGCTGGAAATGGTGGTGGAGCAGGAGGTGGTGGACTGCTTGGTGGACTTCTTGGAGGCCTCCTTGGGGGTGGAGGTCATTCTGCAAATGGAGGATTACTGGGCAACTTACTTGGAGGAGGTGGCCTGCTTGGAATACTTGGTGATGGAGGCCTTCTTAACACAGTGCAAGTAATCACAGg CCTTCGAATTGTAGATCTGACTCTTCCAAAAGTCTCTCTGAAGCTTCTTCCAGGAATTGGTGTTCATCTGAATGTCTACACGAAGGTGGCACTTGAGGGTAACAG CCTTTTAGGGTTCCTTGATATTTCGGTGGAAGTAAACATCACAGCTAGGGCCAGGCTTACCCAAGAGGCATCAGGGGTGCCAAGACTTGTGATCGATGACTGCGAGATGCTTCTGGGAGGAATAAATGTGAGACTGTTAAGGGG ATTGCTATCAGGAATATTGGATGGCCTGGTTGCCAACTTGCTTCGACATATCTTACCTGGATTG CTGTGTCCAGTTCTAAATGTCGTTCTAGACCTTGTGAATGGGCTTCTCCTCACTGTCAACT CCATAGTTCCCCTTGGTATAATTGGCAGCATCCAATATACAGTCTCGAGTCTTCCCATAGTGACTGGGGAGTTCATTCAGTTGGATTTAAAT ACATTGGTACACCAGCTTGGCGGGGGCCTCATTGATTATCCTACAGGCCACTCAGCACCAATGGCCTTACCCCCCATGACGGAAGCTACTGAATCACAGCTTGGCCTCTCCACTCATTTCCTCGCCAGTGTCTTAACTGCTCTCCAAAAAGAGGGTCTAATGGATATTGAAATAGGAAATGGAGAT GTACCTGGAATTCCACCACTTACAACATCAATCCTGGGAGGTATAATACCTAAG GTGGCCGCAATGTATAATGAGGAAAGACCTCTGATCATCAAGATAACTGTCCCTGGCGCTCCTGTGGTCTCACTGCAGATGAATCAAGGAAAAGTGACATTGTTTGTTAACGCAGAAATATTTGCTGCTAATTCTGATTCTGACTGGCATTCTCTCTGTGTTCTTGGGGCT GAAGTGCATTTGAATGCCCAGTTCTCTGTATCGGGGGACAATCTGAAGATATCATTGTCTGTAGACAG CGTTCATCTTTCATTGGTATCATCCACAGTTGGCCGCTTTGAG GTTTCTCCCTTAGAGGGCCTCGTCAGTAACATGGTCAGCTTCGCCTTTTTGCCTGCATTAAACC tcGTTGTAGGAAATGGTTTCCCACTGCCGAAGCTGATGAACTTGGacttaaatgatgcagaaatagaCATTTTGGAT aaCTTGTTGGTGTTGTCGAAATAA